A section of the Epinephelus moara isolate mb chromosome 3, YSFRI_EMoa_1.0, whole genome shotgun sequence genome encodes:
- the ttc1 gene encoding tetratricopeptide repeat protein 1, protein MGSRGAERHREEEEEEEQEDFYDCQETLEPPGRRAEEEEALGERLQEELLSDRLQEETLGDRLQEETLGDRLQEETLGERLQEELLSDRLQEETLGDRLQEETLGERLQEELLSDRLLEETLGERLQEETLGERLQEELLSDRLQEMTLGERLQGELLSDRLQEMTLGERLQGELLSDRLHEETLGDRLQEELLGDRLQEELLGDKLQEDLLGDRLQEEALGERLQEELLGDRLQEETLGDRLQEETLGDRLQEETLGDRLQEETLGDRLQEDSDSEMKEEISREVEFDEDYLREVEKELTEEEKEVTPVYITVCLF, encoded by the exons ATGGGCAGCCGAGGagctgagagacacagagaggaggaggaggaggaagagcaggaggaCTTCTACGACTGTCAGGAGACTCTGGAGCCTCCAGGCAGaagagctgaggaggaggaggcgctGGGCGAAaggctgcaggaggagctgctgagtgacag gctgcagGAGGAGACCCTGGGTGACAGGCTGCAGGAGGAGACCCTGGGTGACAGGTTGCAGGAGGAGACGCTGGGCGAAaggctgcaggaggagctgctgagtgacaggctgcagGAGGAGACCCTGGGTGACAGGCTGCAGGAGGAGACGCTGGGCGAAaggctgcaggaggagctgctgagtgacaggctgctgGAGGAGACCCTGGGCGAAAGGCTGCAGGAGGAGACGCTGGGCGAAaggctgcaggaggagctgctgagtgacaggctgcagGAGATGACACTGGGCGAAAGGCTGCAGGGGGAGCtgctgagtgacaggctgcagGAGATGACGCTGGGCGAAAGGCTGCAGGGGGAGCtgctgagtgacaggctgcatGAGGAGACGCTGGGTGACaggctgcaggaggagctgctgggtgacaggctgcaggaggagctgCTGGGCGATAAGCTGCAGGAGGACCTGCTGGGTGacaggctgcaggaggaggcGCTGGGCGAAaggctgcaggaggagctgCTGGGCGATAGGCTGCAGGAGGAGACGCTGGGTGACAGGCTGCAGGAGGAGACACTGGGTGACAGGCTGCAGGAGGAGACACTGGGCGACAGGCTGCAGGAGGAGACACTGGGCGACAGGCTACAGGAGGACTCAGATTCAGAGATGAAGGAGGAGATCAGTCGGGAGGTGGAGTTTGACGAGGACTATCTGagggaggtggagaaggagctgacagaggaggagaaggaggtgaCTCCTGTTTacatcactgtttgtttgttttaa
- the tmprss15 gene encoding enteropeptidase: MPSSEIDAIMAEAEPLAAELSGSTPPGTVWLLSNQSSVEFVSDDVNNLSGFNATYSAVDTSDLSDQVKLTCTFEGGLCFWQQQQDDDGDWIRTSGATFPPLSGPSVDHTLGNQSGFYIVTPLSPGQWLKSFRIHSLPLTPPAQPMCLSFWYHMFGDDVHRLRVLLSDPDVTVVFQRDGNYGNNWNYGQVTLNLTTETTVVLEALKKGGLRNDIALDDITLTSEPCGPAPPEPTNVPPPTTTPPIPANCGGPFDLWEPNSTFSSPNYPQSYGNEAQCRWTLHAPDGQNIQLHFLDFDVEATYDVVEVRDGAGPNSTLLAVLTGSDGPAHDLFSTTNQMTLWFFTDKLGHGRGFRANFTSGVNLGSPAACAAGHFQCQTGSCIHGNGQCDGEVDCPDASDEADCVVLQRNDSSRLQFQIVSSLLTVCADTWTSHLTDFTCQYLGHRSGDATLLPALPQDSPFAIVTVTNNRTLETNVSETCSSDKVVSLTCDNQPCGVRQVVNDTVETDQSAERKPGEGEARVVGGVNAVKGAWPWIVSLHWRGHHLCGASLIGRDWLLTAAHCVYGKNVHLQSWSAVLGLHSQSDMSSVDVQTRRVDRIVINQEYNRQTKQADIAMMHLQQPISFTQFVQPLCLPAEGQNFTAGTRCLIAGWGRVAEQETLSRGDSGGPLVCLDDGYWTLIGVTSFGYGCGRPQRPGVYARVSAFTSWIAQTRRSSSS; the protein is encoded by the exons ATGCCATCAAGTGAGATCGACGCCATCATGGCTGAAGCTGAGCCT CTGGCAGCTGAGCTCTCAGGCTCCACCCCTCCTGGGACCGTGTGGCTGCTGAGCAACCAATCATCTGTGGAGTTTGTGTCTGATGATGTCAACAATCTGTCCGGGTTCAACGCCACCTACAGCGCCGTAGACACCTCCGACCTGTCCG accagGTGAAGCTCACCTGTACCTTTGAGGGCGGTCTGTGtttctggcagcagcagcaggacgaCGACGGCGATTGGATTCGAACCAGCGGCGCCACGTTTCCTCCACTGAGTGGCCCGAGTGTCGACCACACACTCGGTAACCAATCAG GTTTCTACATCGTCACTCCTCTGAGTCCAGGCCAATGGCTGAAGAGCTTCAGGATCCACAGCCTCCCTCTGACTCCGCCCGCACAGCCCATGTGTCTGAGCTTCTG GTACCACATGTTCGGAGACGACGTCCACCGTCTCAGAGTCCTGCTGTCTGACCCCGACGTCACCGTGGTGTTCCAGAGAGACGGTAACTATGGCAACAACTGGAACTACGGCCAGGTGACCCTCAACCTGACGACGGAGACGACG GTGGTGTTGGAAGCTCTGAAGAAAGGAGGGCTGAGGAACGACATCGCTCtggatgacatcacactgacctCTGAGCCCTGTGGCCCCGCCCCCCCTGAACCAACCAACGTACCGCCGCCAACAACCACGCCCCCTATACCAG CCAACTGCGGAGGACCCTTTGACCTCTGGGAGCCAAACTCCACCTTCAGCTCACCAAACTACCCACAATCCTACGGGAACGAGGCTCAGT GTCGGTGGACCCTCCACGCCCCTGATGGTCAGAACATCCAGCTCCACTTCCTGGACTTTGACGTTGAAGCAACCTATGATGTCGTAGAGGTGCGGGACGGGGCAGGGCCAAACTCCACCTTACTGG CTGTCCTCACTGGCAGCGATGGCCCCGCCCACGACTTGTTCTCAACAACCAATCAGATGACACTGTGGTTCTTCACGGACAAGTTGGGTCACGGCCGTGGATTCAGGGCCAACTTCACCTCTGGGGTCAACCTGGGGTCACCAG CTGCGTGTGCAGCCGGTcacttccagtgtcagacaggaAGCTGTATCCATGGTAACGGTCAGTGTGATGGCGAGGTCGACTGTCCCGACGCTTCTGATGAAGCCGACTGTG TTGTGTTACAGCGGAACGATTCCAGTCGTCTCCAGTTCCAAATTGTTTCCTCTCTGCTCACCGTGTGTGCCGACACCTGGACCTCTCACCTCACTGACTTCACCTGTCAGTACCTGGGACACAG GTCAGGGGACGCTACATTGCTGCCCGCTCTGCCACAAGATTCACCATTTGCAATCGTCACAGTCACCAACAACAGAACACTGGAAACCAACGTCAG TGAAACCTGCAGCAGTGACAAGGTGGTGTCTCTGACCTGCGACAACCAAC cttGCGGCGTCCGACAGGTTGTTAATGACACGGTGGAAACGGATCAATCAGCAGAGAGGAAACCTGGTGAAG GTGAGGCCAGAGTGGTAGGCGGAGTTAACGCGGTGAAGGGGGCGTGGCCATGGATCGTATCTCTTCATTGGAGGGGGCATCACTTGTGTGGAGCCTCTCTGATTGGCAGAGACTGGCTGCTGACGGCGGCACATTGTGTCTACGG GAAGAACGTCCACCTTCAGTCGTGGTCAGCTGTTCTGGGTCTTCACTCTCAAAGTGACATGAGCTCTGTGGACGTTCAGACCCGAAGAGTCGATCGCATCGTCATCAACCAAGAGTACAACCGCCAGACCAAACAGGCTGACATCGCCATGATGCAtctgcagcagccaatcagtTTCACCC agttCGTCCAGCCGCTGTGTTTACCTGCTGAGGGTCAGAACTTCACCGCAGGGACCAGATGTCTGATCGCTGGATGGGGACGAGTCGCTGAGCAGG AGACACTGAGCCGA GGCGACTCTGGAGGTCCACTGGTCTGTCTGGATGATGGATATTggactctgattg gtgtgacatcatTTGGTTATGGCTGTGGACGTCCTCAGAGACCTGGAGTCTACGCCAGAGTGTCTGCCTTCACCTCCTGGATCGCCCAGACCAgacgctcctcctcctcctga